A part of Dermacentor variabilis isolate Ectoservices chromosome 10, ASM5094787v1, whole genome shotgun sequence genomic DNA contains:
- the ClpP gene encoding caseinolytic protease proteolytic subunit isoform X1, which yields MSFLRKAIKLCPSLAGRTQSCRSLRTSRSLRYPLIPIVIEQTGRGERAYDIYSRLLKERIVCVMGPITDEMSSLVVAQLLFLQSESNKKPVHMYINSPGGSVTAGLGIYDTMQYIMPPIATWCIGQACSAASLLLCAGTPGMRQSLPNSRIMVHQPSGHAAGQATDIQIHAEEILKLKRTINIIYAKHTKQPLETIESAMERDRFMSAMQAKEFGIIDSVLEHPPTIEAPTETS from the exons ATGAGTTTCCTAAGAAAG GCGATCAAACTCTGTCCGAGCCTCGCAGGGCGGACTCAATCGTGTCGGTCTCTCCGCACGAGTCGGTCCCTGCGCTACCCGCTCATACCGATCGTGATCGAGCAGACTGGCCGCGGAGAGCGGGCCTACGACATCTACAGCAGGCTGCTCAAGGAACGGATCGTGTGTGTCATGGGCCCG ATCACGGATGAGATGTCGAGCCTGGTTGTGGCACAACTGCTGTTCCTACAGTCAGAGAGCAACAAGAAGCCCGTGCACATGTACATCAATAGCCCAG GTGGGTCGGTAACGGCGGGTCTAGGCATCTACGACACAATGCAGTACATCATGCCACCCATCGCAACCTGGTGCATTGGCCAGGCCTGCAGTGCAGCcagcctgctgctctgtgctggCACACCAGGAATGCGCCAGTCCCTGCCAAACTCACGCATCATGGTCCACCAGCCGTCTGGGCACGCTGCC GGCCAGGCAACGGACATCCAGATTCATGCTGAGGAGATCCTGAAGTTGAAGAGGACCATCAACATAATCTACGCAAAGCACACCAAGCAGCCCCTGGAGACCATAG AAAGTGCCATGGAGAGAGATCGGTTCATGAGTGCCATGCAGGCCAAGGAGTTTGGCATCATCGACTCCGTCCTCGAACACCCACCAACGATCGAAGCGCCCACCGAGACAAGCTAG